One region of Primulina huaijiensis isolate GDHJ02 unplaced genomic scaffold, ASM1229523v2 scaffold206988, whole genome shotgun sequence genomic DNA includes:
- the LOC140966529 gene encoding mitochondrial import receptor subunit TOM7-1: MASKVSLKAAKGKSVKKSAAADEDGSAVAVTARFVKEWSTWTMKKAKVITHYGFIPLVIIIGMNSDPKPSLSQLFSPV; the protein is encoded by the coding sequence ATGGCATCGAAGGTGTCCCTGAAGGCGGCGAAAGGGAAATCCGTCAAGAAGTCCGCAGCGGCGGACGAGGATGGATCTGCCGTAGCTGTGACGGCGAGGTTCGTCAAGGAGTGGAGCACCTGGACAATGAAGAAGGCCAAAGTCATCACTCACTATGGATTCATCCCTTTGGTCATTATCATTGGTATGAACTCCGACCCTAAGCCTTCGCTCTCTCAGCTTTTCAGCCCTGTCTGA